The following is a genomic window from Fundidesulfovibrio putealis DSM 16056.
CTTCCCTGGAGCTTCGGAAACTTCGACCTTCGAGGACCACCTTGTATGCTCCGTGCCGCAAGCGATCCAGGGTCGCGGCCCCCAAGAGCTTGTTGTTGAAGGCTTCTCCCCATTCGGAGAAGTCCAGATTGCTGGTGATGATCGTCGGGCACCGCTCGTACCGCTCCGCGATCAGATCATGGAAATCCTCATCC
Proteins encoded in this region:
- a CDS encoding ATP-binding protein — translated: DEDFHDLIAERYERCPTIITSNLDFSEWGEAFNNKLLGAATLDRLRHGAYKVVLEGRSFRSSREEAMIKNCVAGAGENN